The genomic region CATGGGCGCGCCGCAGGCAGTTCTTTGGTGCAAGGGGCGGGACGGTTCAACACGTTCATCGCCCTTGCGGTTGCAGGCGCCCTCTATGGGCCTGAGGGATTAGAGCTTGCGATTTTAGGCGCGGCCATTCTGGTGCCTGTGGTCAACCTCACTGTGGTGACCACGCTTGTCCTCATGTTGCCACAAGAGCGCGGCACGGGGATTGGCGGCCAGATCACCGCCACGCTGAAAAATCTTGCGAAAAACCCTTTGATCCTGTCGATTGCCGCCGCCTTAGCATGGAACCTTGCAGGGTTGCCGCGCGTGCCAGTTTTTCATGACAGCCTCGAAATTCTGGGCCAAGCGGCCCTGCCCATCATGTTGCTATGCGTTGGGGCAAACCTCAAACTGCGCGGTCTTTCGGCGGAGGCGGGGCCATTATTTCTTGCAGCCATCGCAAAGCTTGGCTTGTTTCCTGCAGCAATTATGGGGTTGGCTTTGATCCTCGATGTGCCGCCCCTACAGGCACAAATCGCGCTGACCTTTGGCGCGCTGCCAACAGGCGTGGCCGCCTATACATTGGCCCGACAAATGGGGGGGGATGCGCCGCTTATGGCCGCAATGATCACGGTGCAAACGCTGCTCTCCTTCGCAACCATGCCATTGTGGCTGAGCCTTGGGGAGCGGGTTTTCGGCCTATAGTTATTTCAGCGCAACGCCGTGTCGACCTGCCAAATCAGTGAAAAATTGCCATGCCACGCGGCCTGACCGCGCCCCGCGTGTTGCAGTCCACTCAATCGCCTCGGCACGCAACTGATCTTGGGGCACAGCCACACCATAGGCACGGCAATAGCCGTCAATCATCTCGAAATATTCGTCTTGCGTGCAAGGATGGAACCCAAGCCACAGCCCAAACCGATCCGAGAGCGAGACCTTCTCCTCCACAGCCTCAGATGGGTTTATAGCACCGCTGCGCTCATTCTCGATCATATCACGCGGCATCAGGTGACGGCGGTTAGAGGTGGCATAGAAAATTACATTTTCAGGGCGGCCTTGCACACCACCATCCAAAACCGCCTTAAGCGATTTATAATGCTGATCATCATGGCTGAAGGATAGATCATCACAAAACAGGATCACGCGTGCAGGGGCCGCGCGCAACAGCGTCAAAAGCCTGCCAATCGTGGGCAAATCTTCGCGCTGCATTTCTACCAATTTGAGCGGCAGACCCTCGGCCACCACAGCCCCATGTGCGGCCTTAACCAACGAGGATTTCCCCATCCCCCGCGCGCCCCATAAGAGCGCGTTATTGGCGGCATAGCCGCGCGCAAATTGGCGCGTATTGGCCATAAGCGTGTCGCGCGCGCGATCCACGCCCACCAACATTTCAACACCCACGCGCGAAATCTGTGCGACAGGTTCCAAATGATCAGGATCTGCATGCCACACAAAGGCATCAGCCGCATCCCAATCAGGGGTTTGCGCGGCGGGCGGGGCCATCCGTTCTAACGCATCCGCAATTCGGGCAAGCTGCTTTTTCGCCATAGCCATTACTACCGTTTACTCTTTCTTCGCCGCGTCCTCTGCGGGCGCTTCATCGGCCTCGTCTTCATCCCACAGGCCTTCGGCCTGTAGGCGCTCCTTGCGCTTTTTCTCAACCATGGCGACCAAGAAAATGGAAATCTCGTAAAGCCCATAAACGGCGCTGAAAAGGATCAGCTGCGTGACAACATCGGGCGGGGTCACTAAGGCCGCAACGACCAAAATGCCCACAATCGCATATTTGCGCACATCGCGCAGACCTGCGGCTGAAACCAAACCCGCCTTACCCATCAAGGTCAAAAGCACGGGCAGCTGAAAGCACAGCCCGAAGGCAAAGATAAACTTAAGCGCCAGATCAAGCGACTCGCGCACCGAACCGAGAAAGACCGTTTGCAACTCTTGTGAGGGCGCGGAGGGTTGGAATTCCCCCTCCCCTGCAATCAAATTGGCCAAGGCAGGGATCGCATCGGAAAACCCGATGAAGAAATTCATGGCCAAGGGCGTGACGATGAAATGCGCGAAGGCAGCCCCCAATAGAAACAAAAGCGGCGAAGCAATCAAGAAGGGTAAAAACGCATTTTTCTCGGTCTTGTAGAGACCAGGTGCTACAAAGCGCCAAAGCTGATGCGCGATCACAGGGAAAGAAATCGCAAAGCCCGCGATCACCGAAATACGGATCAAGACAAAGAATTTCTCTTGCGGGGCGGTGAAGATCAAACGTGCATCTTCGCCCCGCGCGCGCAAGACATCGGCCAGAGGTTGCGAAATGAATTCAAGCAATGGCTCGGCTACAGTGAACATAATCACCATACCCGCCACAAAGGCCAAAACCGAGCGGATCAACCGCGTGCGCAATTCCGCCAAATGCTCAATCAATGGGGCGGAATGATCTTCAATCTCGTCTTCGCTCATGCCTCATCCGCCTTTTTCGCGCGGGGTTTAGGGGCCGCTTTGGGCGCAGTCGTCTTGGCCTTTGCAGGCGCGGCCTTGGCCCGTGTCGTTTTTGCGGGTTCGGCTTTTTTCACAGGTGCCTTTTTAGGCGTAGCCTTCGGGGCCGCTTTTGCTTTGGGCGCCGTCTTTTTGGCAGGCGCGGCTTTAGCCTGCGCTGGCACCTCGCTTGGTGCCTCTGCAGGCTCACTGCGCTTAACGGCAGGTGCGGGGGCTTGTGTCGGATTTCCTTGCGCGCCCGCAGGTTTACCCTGATTGCCCGTCTTCAGCGGCTTGTCGCTATTGAAATCTGCATCGAGATCAAGATCCGCGTTGAGAGATTGCTTGACCTTATCCAGACCATATTGACGCGGATTGGTCAGGGCTTTCATCTCGCGGTTCATTTCGCGCATGCCCGTTTGATCGGCCGCATCATTCATAGCCGAGGTAAACTCGCGCGCCATGCCTTTGATGCGGCCCACAAACAGACCCGCTTTGCGGAACATAACAGGCAAGTCTTTTGGCCCGACAACGATCAAGGCAACAAT from Rhodobacterales bacterium HKCCA1288 harbors:
- the tatC gene encoding twin-arginine translocase subunit TatC, with translation MSEDEIEDHSAPLIEHLAELRTRLIRSVLAFVAGMVIMFTVAEPLLEFISQPLADVLRARGEDARLIFTAPQEKFFVLIRISVIAGFAISFPVIAHQLWRFVAPGLYKTEKNAFLPFLIASPLLFLLGAAFAHFIVTPLAMNFFIGFSDAIPALANLIAGEGEFQPSAPSQELQTVFLGSVRESLDLALKFIFAFGLCFQLPVLLTLMGKAGLVSAAGLRDVRKYAIVGILVVAALVTPPDVVTQLILFSAVYGLYEISIFLVAMVEKKRKERLQAEGLWDEDEADEAPAEDAAKKE
- the tatB gene encoding twin-arginine translocase subunit TatB, with the protein product MPDIGWMELMVIGIVALIVVGPKDLPVMFRKAGLFVGRIKGMAREFTSAMNDAADQTGMREMNREMKALTNPRQYGLDKVKQSLNADLDLDADFNSDKPLKTGNQGKPAGAQGNPTQAPAPAVKRSEPAEAPSEVPAQAKAAPAKKTAPKAKAAPKATPKKAPVKKAEPAKTTRAKAAPAKAKTTAPKAAPKPRAKKADEA
- a CDS encoding AEC family transporter; protein product: MFTIPLAIAPIFVLIATGYGLRRAGLPSAEFWNLNDRLVYLVLMPAIFFDSISTADLGAAALGGFSALLYAGFFVGILAGLIGAGLMRHHGRAAGSSLVQGAGRFNTFIALAVAGALYGPEGLELAILGAAILVPVVNLTVVTTLVLMLPQERGTGIGGQITATLKNLAKNPLILSIAAALAWNLAGLPRVPVFHDSLEILGQAALPIMLLCVGANLKLRGLSAEAGPLFLAAIAKLGLFPAAIMGLALILDVPPLQAQIALTFGALPTGVAAYTLARQMGGDAPLMAAMITVQTLLSFATMPLWLSLGERVFGL
- a CDS encoding ATP-binding protein, producing the protein MAKKQLARIADALERMAPPAAQTPDWDAADAFVWHADPDHLEPVAQISRVGVEMLVGVDRARDTLMANTRQFARGYAANNALLWGARGMGKSSLVKAAHGAVVAEGLPLKLVEMQREDLPTIGRLLTLLRAAPARVILFCDDLSFSHDDQHYKSLKAVLDGGVQGRPENVIFYATSNRRHLMPRDMIENERSGAINPSEAVEEKVSLSDRFGLWLGFHPCTQDEYFEMIDGYCRAYGVAVPQDQLRAEAIEWTATRGARSGRVAWQFFTDLAGRHGVALK